Proteins encoded in a region of the Tautonia rosea genome:
- a CDS encoding MlaE family ABC transporter permease, with protein sequence MEATTADAPTSSSSSTTPAGSSPPEQLPTPARPPEDSPVQKLGEQFFDTVAEIGNVAVFSALTFMWMVRRRPRWGTLVPNFYLIGVKSMPVVAITGMFIGMVLAVQAHRQFAAMGMETRLGSVINISLVKELGPVLAATMLAGRVGSAMAAELGTMRVTEQIDALDVLGANPIAYLAVPRLLACVLLIPLLTLMADFMGIIGGAVVATQMLGVDSYHYWAHSRSYVGGIDIFAGVFKSYFFGAAIALISCHRGFNCSAGAEGVGKAATEAFVTSFVAILFLDFCLGLTWNKFYIAIWPEADTLV encoded by the coding sequence ATGGAAGCCACAACCGCCGACGCCCCAACGTCTTCCTCGTCGTCCACGACTCCGGCGGGCTCGTCACCCCCGGAGCAGCTCCCGACGCCGGCGCGTCCCCCGGAGGATTCGCCGGTCCAGAAGCTGGGGGAGCAATTCTTCGACACGGTGGCCGAGATCGGCAACGTCGCGGTCTTCTCGGCCCTGACGTTCATGTGGATGGTCCGTCGGCGGCCGAGGTGGGGGACCCTGGTGCCGAATTTCTACCTGATCGGCGTCAAGAGCATGCCGGTGGTGGCGATTACGGGGATGTTCATCGGCATGGTGCTGGCCGTACAGGCGCACCGGCAGTTCGCGGCGATGGGGATGGAAACGCGGCTGGGGTCGGTGATCAACATCTCGCTGGTCAAGGAGCTAGGGCCGGTTCTGGCCGCGACGATGCTCGCCGGTCGGGTCGGGTCGGCCATGGCCGCCGAGCTGGGCACGATGCGCGTAACCGAGCAGATCGACGCGCTCGACGTGCTCGGCGCGAACCCGATCGCCTATCTGGCCGTCCCGAGGTTGCTGGCCTGCGTGCTCTTGATTCCCTTGCTCACGCTGATGGCCGACTTCATGGGGATTATTGGCGGGGCGGTCGTGGCCACGCAGATGCTCGGGGTTGATTCATACCATTACTGGGCGCATTCGAGGTCGTACGTCGGCGGGATCGACATTTTCGCCGGGGTGTTCAAGAGCTACTTCTTCGGCGCGGCGATCGCCCTGATCAGCTGCCATCGCGGCTTCAACTGCTCGGCCGGAGCCGAGGGGGTGGGCAAGGCGGCGACCGAGGCGTTTGTGACGTCGTTCGTGGCCATCCTCTTTCTCGATTTCTGCCTCGGCCTGACCTGGAACAAGTTCTACATCGCGATCTGGCCCGAGGCCGACACCCTGGTCTGA